Sequence from the Chloroflexota bacterium genome:
CGTCAATTGGACTCATGTGTATCCTCCTTGTCTAGAAAGGTGCAAATCCCATCGTGGCTTTGAATTGGTCGGACAGCAACTTGTATTCGGTTTCCAGCGCGTCCTGGTGCGCCTGCTCCATTTCGGCCAGGGCGACGTACATCTTCTTGCCCTCTGGGTCGTCGGTTTGCTCGGCTGCGCGCGTGTAGAACTCCACAGCGTCGCGCTCGCGCAGGTAGGCGATGCGCAGCGCCGACAGGTCCGACGTGTAAGCGTTCAGTTCGTTTGCGCCCAGCGGCTTCGCGAAGATGGGCGTGGAGGGGATGGACGCCGAGAGGGTTTCGGTCAGCGGAAGCCAGCGGCCATCTTGGAGCAGCGCCTGCTCCCTGGCCTGAAGCATGGCCAGATGGGCCAGTTCGTCGTCGGCGAGGCGCGTGAAGAGCGTCCGACCGCCTTCGTGCGCCGTGGCAGCCGCGGCCTTCAGGTAGAACTCGCGGCCATCGCGTTCGGTCTGCATGGCCATTTTCAGCGCCAGAAGCGCCTGTTGCAGTGGCTCTGTCATGTTACCCTCAATCGCAGGATTTGGCGGCCAGGCCCAAGAACCCGCCTGTCGTTATCATGTGCTCGTAGTTCAGCATCAGGATGTCAAAGTGGCGGCGCTCGGCCTGGGCCAGGTAGCGGTACATCTGCTTGCCAGCGGGGCTGGCGACGCGCTCGGCCTGCTGTACGTACAGGTCGTAACTGTCGTTCTCCAGTTGGATTGCCAGGAGCAAGGCGTCCATCTCGGATGTGGTCTCGCCGACGGCTTGCTTGAGGTTCGTGCGCGCCTTGAGCGGCTCAAACTCGGCCACCGCAGCCGCCTCCGCGAATTCCACCCAGCCGCCGCCCCCGACGAGGGATTCGTATTGGCGCTGCACCATGGTCAGGTGATGCTGCTCCTCGTCGGCCAGCGAGAGGAACATCTCCCGCCCGCAGGCGTCTTTCACACGCTCCGCCGACTCCAGGTAGAACTTGCGGGCATCCTGCTCTTTGTGCGCCGCCAGTTTCAGGGCCTCCAAAATGGTCTTGTCTTCCATGTTTCTCTCTCCTCAAGTGAGTATTGCGGATGGAGTATAGCGCGCCTTGTTCACCATCGCAAGGGCCGCTGCGCGGATTTACCTTCCGCTGGTGAGTTACTTGCATCTTCTCCTCGTGCGTCATTGCGAGCGAAGTGGGGCGTCTTGGCTGACCTCACCCGGAGGCCGAAGGCCGGGGGTGAGGTATACCCCCGTAGAGCAAATTGGCAATTTGCTCTACAATCTATCCCTAGAGGGCGCAGAGTTCGGACTATTCTCCGCGTCCTATGTATCTCTCTGCGGGAGCGAAGCGGCCGCCATGCGCCCACGAACCTCACCCCCTCGGAGGCCGAAGGCCGGGGGTGAGGTATGCATGACCGCCGGGATCGCTTCGGCGCTCCACAGACATGTGAACCCAATCCGTCGTGCCCCCGTTACCGCCGCGCCACGCCGCGCAGGGTCTGTGTGCCCCGCACCCAGGCGAGTTCTATCTGCCGCGCCGACTGCAAGCGGGCCAAGGCATCGGTTACGTCCTGGGCCGTGCGAATGGGCATCCCCGCGATCTCCACGATGACGTCCCCCGCCTGCAGGCCCGCCTGCGCCGCCAGCGAGCCGGGCTTCACCGATCCGACGAGCGCGCCCTCGCCCACCGACAGGCCGTACTTCCGCCGAAGTTTGGCGGCGTCGGCCACGGTTACGCCCAGTTCCAGCCGCAGACGGCTCAGCGCCTGCTCCAGGAGCGGCCGATTGAACCCCACGATGACCTGATCGTCCACGACGATGACGGGCACGCCGCGCTGCCCCGACCGCCGCACCATCTCCTGCGCGGCCGTCGGGTCGCGGCTCACGTCTTTCTCCACGAAGGGTACGCCACGTTGCGAAAGAAACTCTTTCGCCATGTAACAATACCCTCAGGTCGGCGTGGTGTATATGACGACGCTCATACTGCTCCCTCGTTACAGATACGCGGCCTTGAGCGCCTGCGCCTTGTCCGCCGAAATCGGGCGAATCGGCCGCAGGCCCACCGGCCCGGCCTTCAGCGCCGGGACTTGCTCCTCGTAGGCGGGCACGTCCTCGGTCTGGTAGAGGATGCCCACGGGGATGCGGTCGCCCCATATCTGCGCCGTCCTCATGGCCCAGTTCAGGTCGGATGGGTTGTAGTCCGGCTCCTGGCTCACGGGATACACGCGCTCGCCGTACCATTCGTAGGTGTTCACGCGGTTGAAGGTAACACACGGCTGGAGCACGTCTATGAGGGCATAGCCTCGGTGCTGCACGGCCGCCTTGATGATGTCGGCCAGTTCGCGGCTGTTCTTGGAGAACGCGCGGGCCACGAAGGTGGCGCCCGCGGCCAGCGCGATGAGGAGCGGATTCACCGGCCGGTCTATGGCCCCCTCGGGCGAGGTGCTGGATCGCGTGCCCTGGGCGCTGGTGGGCGAGTACTGGCCCTTGGTCAGGCCGTAGATTTGATTGTTGTGGGCGATGTGCACGATGCCGATGTTGCGACGGGCGGCGTGCACCATGTGCCCCATGCCCTCGCCGTAGCCGTCGCCGTCGCCGCTGTGGACGATGACCTTCAGGTCGGGGCGCACCAGTTTGACGCCGGTGGCGCACGGGATGGCGCGCCCGTGCAACGTCATGAACCCGTTGGCGTGGGTGTAGTCCGGCAGTTTGCTGCTCTGCCCGATGCCCGACACCAGCATCACCTGGTGCGGCTCAAGCCCCAGTTCGGCGAGCGCCATCTTCACGGCCTGGTGAATTCCGAAGTTGCCGCAGCCCGGGCACCAGGTTGGCGTTACCGGGCTCTGGTAGTCCTTGACCGTAACCATCTACGCCCCCTCCAGTCCACGGAGAATGTACTCCGGTGAGATGGGTCTGCCGTCGTAACGCAGGATTCGCTCTTCTATGTGGATGCCGGTCTCCCGCCGTATCAGGCCGGCCATCTGGCCGGTGTAGTTGCTCTCCACGGCGACGATGCGCTTGGCCCCGCGCAGGGCTTCGGCCACCGCCTGGGCCGGGAAGGGCCAGATGTCGGTGATGTGCAGGAAGTTAGCGGAGACGCCTTGCTGGGCCAGCAGGCGCATGGCCTCGCGCACGGGGTAGTAGCCCGAACCCCAGGACACGAAGGTGATGGCCGCGCGCTCCGGGCCGTACAGCCTGGGCGGCAACATGTCGGCGCGGGCGGTTTCCAACTTGCGCATCCGCTTTTCCATCATGCGGCGGCGGTTTGTCGCGTCTTCCTCTATGCTCCCGTACTCGTCGTGCTCGTCGCTGGCCGAACGGTACACGCCCTTCGGGTGCCCTGGCGGCGCCCACGGCGAGATGCCGCTGTCGGTGAAGACGAACCGCTTGTACTCGCCCTCCAGCGCGTCCAGTTGCTCGGGCGTGAGCATGACGCCGCGGTCAATGACCACGCTGTCAAAGTCCAGCGCCTCGGGCGGCACCGTCTGCAGCGACGTGGCCAGGAAGTGGTCGGACAGAACGATGACCGGGCACTGGTACTTCTCGGCCAGGTTGAAGGCGCGCCAGCCATCGCGGAAGGCTTCTTCTATCGTGCCGGGGGCCAGGACGATGCGGGGGAATTCGCCCTGGGACGCGTGGAGCACGAACATCAGGTCGCTCTGCTCGGTGCGGGTGGGCAGGCCGGTGGAAGGCCCCGGGCGCTGCACCTCAAAGATGACGACGGGGACTTCGGTCATGCCGGCCAACCCCAGCGCCTCCACCATGAGGGAGAAGCCGCCGCCCGACGTGGCGGTGGCCGCCCTGGCACCGGCGCGGCCCGCGCCGATGGCCATGCAGATGGCGGCGATCTCATCCTCGGTGTGCTTGGTTACCACGCCGAGCTCGGCGGCCTTGGCGCTGATCATCTCCAGGATGGGCGAGCCGGGGGTCATGGGGTAGCCCGCCATGAACTGGCAGCCCGCCGCCAGCGCCCCCAGCGACATAGCCGGGTTCCCGCCGATGAGCAGGCGCTTGGGCGCGTCCACCGGCTCTAGTTTGAATGGGAAGCGTTCGGCGAAGTGGGCGCGGGCGTAATCATAGGCCGCACGAGCTACCTTCAGGTTGGCCTCGGCCAGGCTTTCGCCCCGCTTGCGCCCGAAGTTATCCTCAATGACGCCCTCCACAAAGCGGAGGTCCAGGCCCGTCAGGCCGGCGGCGATGCCCACCATGGCCGTGTTCATCATCAACTTGCTGCCGCCTGCCTGCTGCACCAGGTCGGCGACGGGCATGGCGAAATCCTGCACCCCGTCGGGCCAGCCCGATTTGTCCACCTTGAGCGCGGGGTCATAGATGATGGCTCCGCCGGGTACCAACTGCCGCACGTGGAAGTCCACCGCCTCGCGGGTCAGGGCCAGCGCCAGGTGCACCCGCTCGTCGTGGGAGAAGAACTCGTAGTCGCCCGCGCGAATCTGGAAAAAGTTGTGCCCGCCGCGAATCCTGGAGCGGTAGTCGGGCACGGCGAATACGCGCAGGCCCGCGCGCGCCAGCGCCAGGGCGAACCCCGCGCCTGTGGACTCCACGCCCTGGCCCGCCTCTCCTCCGAGTACAAACGTCATGTCGTTCTTCATCGTTTACCCCCTACCATGTCGGGTAGTTGCCTGTGTGTAGGGGCAGCCCTGCGTCCATGCACCAGGGTTGCGGCCCTACTCCAGGGTGAACTCCTGGAATCCCATCCAGAAACCCGTCTGGTTGATGTAGTCGTACTCGCCCTGCAGGATCGTTAGGTGGCCTTGTTCCACGGCGACGAGGGAGCCGAAGAGGGCCTTCTCTGCCTCGGTCTGGGCCTGGCTAGCCGCCTGGCTGTAGAGGGCGATGGAGTCCTGCTCGGCCTGCATGCCCCGTTTCAGGGCGTCGCGTTCGCCCGCGCTGGCCTTGATTTCGCGGGCGGCCTCCTTGGGCGAGGGGAAGACCTCCGGGCGGCTGGGTGCGGCTTGGGGTTCGGCCTGCGCTGGCGCGGGCAGATCCGGCAGTGTGCCGTCCCGCAGCAGCGAGCGGAACGCGCCGTCCAGGTAGGCCAGGTGATCCAGTTCGTCCTTGGCCAGGCTCAGGAACATGCTCTTGCCACGCGCGGCGGAAGTCGCCTCCGCGGCTTCCAGGTAGAAGGCATGGCCGCGCCGCTCCAATTCCATGGCGTCCCGCAGGATGGCCATCAGCCGTGCTGTGTGTTCGTCGCTCATGCTGTCCTCCGAAAGGTGAAGTTCATCTGTGCAGCCACACCGCCCACCGACTGGCCTGCTGGGCCAGTTGGGGCAGCAGGGTGATGACCACGAACCACGCCGCGTACCCGCCCGCGATCACCAGGGCAAAATGGAGCCGCGCCCGCAGCAGGAGATAGCACACGATCACAAAGACCGTCGTGCCCAGGATGCTGGTGATGGCCCCGCCCGCGAACTCGGCCGTCTTCTGATAGTCGTGGCCGGTGTTGGTGAACACGATCCACATGGTGAGCGGGATGGTCAGCGGCATGGCGGCGGCCAGGCCGGCCAGATGCCGCTGCCGGTCGCCGATCCAGGTTACGAAGGCGATGATCACCAACGAGATGCCGATTTGCAGGAGTTTCACGCGAACCTCCCTGTGTAGTCTGCGGCGAACGCGCGTCGCTCACGAATCTCTGGGCGTGCGCCCGCGCCAGGGCGACACCAGCGGCCTCACGATGCCCTCAATCTCTTCGGGCCGGTCGGTGGGTTGCGCGCAGGTCAGCCCCACGCAGATGTAGGCGCGGGGCGCAGGCTCGGCCGGGTATCCCAGTCGGGCCAGGCGTTCCTGCTCCCACGCCGGATCCACCACCTGGATGACCCGATAGGGCGCGTACAGCCGCAGGGACGCGCGGCGCAACTCTCGGGTGCGCTCGTCGTCGGCGCTGCCCACGATGATGATCTGTATCGGCTCGCCCAGGTACGCGGCCACGGCCATGGCGTACCCAGAGGCGAAGTAGCCGTAAGCCTTGTACACCTCGCCGAACCAGGCGAGGGCCTTGCCGGCCGCCTCGCGATGTTTCGCGTCGCCCGTGAAGGCGTGGAGCCGCAGGGCCACATGGGCGGCCAGGGCGTTGTCGGGCAGGGGCTTCTCGCGGTCGCGCAGTTTGCCCAGGGCGTTGGGATCCTCCACACGGTCATAGAATCCGCCGACGGCATCCTGCAGATGGCCGTACACAAACTCCATCACGCGCAGGGCGCGGTCAAGGAAGCGCGGCTCGGTGGTGAATTCGTGGGCGTGCAGCAGGGCCTGCGCCATCCAGATGTGATCGGCGAGAAGGCCCCACACTTCGCCGTTGGCGCCCCGCGTGTGGGCCATGCCGCGGGCCTCGTCGTAGTGGCGCTCCCAGATCACGTCCACGGCGCGCAGGGCAGCGTCGGTCGGGGCGCGGTCGTCCAGCACCACGCCCGCCTGCAAGAGCGCCGAGATGAGCATGGCGTTGTAGTCGGTGTACGGCGTCTTGTCTATGTAGGGCGGTCTGCGCTTTGCGCGCTCGGCGGCGTTGAGTTTGTAGTACTCCTCGTCGGCGTCCTGGCTGGCGTAGAAGAAC
This genomic interval carries:
- a CDS encoding 2-oxoacid:acceptor oxidoreductase subunit alpha, giving the protein MKNDMTFVLGGEAGQGVESTGAGFALALARAGLRVFAVPDYRSRIRGGHNFFQIRAGDYEFFSHDERVHLALALTREAVDFHVRQLVPGGAIIYDPALKVDKSGWPDGVQDFAMPVADLVQQAGGSKLMMNTAMVGIAAGLTGLDLRFVEGVIEDNFGRKRGESLAEANLKVARAAYDYARAHFAERFPFKLEPVDAPKRLLIGGNPAMSLGALAAGCQFMAGYPMTPGSPILEMISAKAAELGVVTKHTEDEIAAICMAIGAGRAGARAATATSGGGFSLMVEALGLAGMTEVPVVIFEVQRPGPSTGLPTRTEQSDLMFVLHASQGEFPRIVLAPGTIEEAFRDGWRAFNLAEKYQCPVIVLSDHFLATSLQTVPPEALDFDSVVIDRGVMLTPEQLDALEGEYKRFVFTDSGISPWAPPGHPKGVYRSASDEHDEYGSIEEDATNRRRMMEKRMRKLETARADMLPPRLYGPERAAITFVSWGSGYYPVREAMRLLAQQGVSANFLHITDIWPFPAQAVAEALRGAKRIVAVESNYTGQMAGLIRRETGIHIEERILRYDGRPISPEYILRGLEGA
- a CDS encoding ferritin family protein, which encodes MEDKTILEALKLAAHKEQDARKFYLESAERVKDACGREMFLSLADEEQHHLTMVQRQYESLVGGGGWVEFAEAAAVAEFEPLKARTNLKQAVGETTSEMDALLLAIQLENDSYDLYVQQAERVASPAGKQMYRYLAQAERRHFDILMLNYEHMITTGGFLGLAAKSCD
- a CDS encoding ferritin family protein, whose amino-acid sequence is MSDEHTARLMAILRDAMELERRGHAFYLEAAEATSAARGKSMFLSLAKDELDHLAYLDGAFRSLLRDGTLPDLPAPAQAEPQAAPSRPEVFPSPKEAAREIKASAGERDALKRGMQAEQDSIALYSQAASQAQTEAEKALFGSLVAVEQGHLTILQGEYDYINQTGFWMGFQEFTLE
- a CDS encoding ferritin family protein, whose translation is MTEPLQQALLALKMAMQTERDGREFYLKAAAATAHEGGRTLFTRLADDELAHLAMLQAREQALLQDGRWLPLTETLSASIPSTPIFAKPLGANELNAYTSDLSALRIAYLRERDAVEFYTRAAEQTDDPEGKKMYVALAEMEQAHQDALETEYKLLSDQFKATMGFAPF
- a CDS encoding 2-oxoacid:ferredoxin oxidoreductase subunit beta gives rise to the protein MVTVKDYQSPVTPTWCPGCGNFGIHQAVKMALAELGLEPHQVMLVSGIGQSSKLPDYTHANGFMTLHGRAIPCATGVKLVRPDLKVIVHSGDGDGYGEGMGHMVHAARRNIGIVHIAHNNQIYGLTKGQYSPTSAQGTRSSTSPEGAIDRPVNPLLIALAAGATFVARAFSKNSRELADIIKAAVQHRGYALIDVLQPCVTFNRVNTYEWYGERVYPVSQEPDYNPSDLNWAMRTAQIWGDRIPVGILYQTEDVPAYEEQVPALKAGPVGLRPIRPISADKAQALKAAYL